The proteins below are encoded in one region of Bacteroides uniformis:
- a CDS encoding TonB-dependent receptor: MKKLMIITMLLGSMAQNAFAQKIEIKGTVRDASDKSIEYVNVVLQTIDSTFVAGVTTSPEGEFIFKNTAAGDYRLVLSSIGYNTGYITLNGVKRHTDLGPIVLDSASIALEGVTITGSSQISRADRKLVFPSERQMKTSTNGVNLLQELMLPRILVNPMNNEIGLSGGGELQLRINGVKAEIDEIKAIRPADIIRIEYHDNPGLRYGNAEVVLDYIVRRPETGGNFGADISQGLNTMWGNYNLYGKVNHKKSEFGFSYYMGPRDFNGMYRDNEEEFHLADGTTLRRLEKGEPSKATMYQHNLNVNYSLQASENSLFSATLRLRGNNQPHWDYKGTLYNANDEADVVDMTDRTDQSWTRPSLDLYYQQDLKNKQTLVFNVVGTYNREKSQRLYQESTLGNILTDIDNNIRGNKYSLIAEVIYEKQYSKGNALSFGLNHTQSYSNNEYRNGHYYETNMHQGNTYIFGEYRGKIDKLNYRLGVAMTRFYYNQSGKDKSTESYSFNPSIVLHYAMSDNSYLRWKGNIYNASPSLGDLSDVEQAVDSFQIRRGNPNLKSYMCYHTELTYEWKKGIFYTNLWGAYDYRPNAIMDEKIQEGNKIVQTWDNQKDWQKLSGRAMLRVGPIRDILQFSFTGGVNHYMSHGNHYSHTYTNWFCEAEASLNYKQFSLFWQINTNWNNFWGETLSGGENIQMLAVYYKHKNLRVGVGAFNPFTDNYKVQSENWNKFASYKTNNYIKESSRMFLVNFSYNFSFGRSFKTAQRKVNNSDNDSGVMGTGK; the protein is encoded by the coding sequence ATGAAAAAATTAATGATTATAACCATGCTGCTGGGCAGTATGGCACAGAATGCTTTTGCTCAAAAAATAGAAATAAAAGGAACCGTCCGCGATGCTTCCGACAAGAGTATAGAGTATGTCAATGTGGTATTACAGACCATCGACTCTACTTTTGTCGCCGGTGTGACCACAAGTCCAGAAGGAGAATTCATCTTCAAGAACACGGCTGCCGGAGATTACAGACTTGTTCTTTCCAGCATCGGGTATAATACCGGATACATCACCCTCAATGGAGTAAAGCGCCATACCGACCTTGGACCAATCGTATTAGACAGTGCTTCTATCGCACTGGAAGGAGTGACTATCACCGGCTCCAGCCAAATCAGCCGTGCCGACCGTAAACTGGTTTTCCCATCCGAAAGACAAATGAAAACTTCCACAAACGGAGTGAATCTGTTGCAGGAACTGATGCTGCCACGTATTCTGGTCAACCCCATGAACAATGAGATTGGATTGTCCGGCGGTGGAGAACTGCAATTACGCATCAATGGAGTCAAAGCCGAAATAGACGAGATAAAAGCCATTCGCCCTGCCGACATTATACGTATAGAGTACCATGACAATCCGGGACTGCGCTACGGTAATGCCGAAGTCGTTTTGGACTACATAGTGCGCCGACCTGAAACGGGCGGAAACTTCGGTGCCGACATTTCCCAAGGGTTGAACACGATGTGGGGAAACTATAATCTGTACGGCAAAGTAAACCACAAAAAATCAGAATTCGGCTTCTCCTATTACATGGGACCGCGGGATTTTAACGGCATGTACCGCGACAATGAAGAAGAATTCCACCTGGCAGACGGCACCACACTCAGACGCCTGGAGAAAGGAGAGCCCAGCAAGGCAACCATGTACCAGCACAACCTAAACGTAAATTACAGTTTGCAGGCTTCTGAAAATTCCCTTTTCAGCGCCACCCTCCGCCTTCGAGGAAACAATCAGCCGCACTGGGATTATAAAGGAACTCTCTATAACGCCAATGACGAAGCGGACGTGGTAGACATGACCGACCGTACCGACCAGAGCTGGACACGTCCCTCACTCGATTTGTACTACCAACAAGACCTGAAAAACAAACAAACCCTGGTATTCAATGTAGTAGGCACCTACAATCGGGAAAAATCGCAGCGGCTCTACCAAGAAAGCACCCTGGGAAACATATTGACCGATATTGACAACAATATCCGAGGAAACAAATACTCCCTGATTGCCGAGGTCATTTACGAGAAGCAATATTCCAAGGGGAACGCATTGAGCTTTGGATTGAACCATACACAGTCCTACTCCAACAATGAATACAGAAACGGGCATTATTATGAAACCAATATGCACCAAGGAAACACATACATATTCGGAGAATACCGTGGAAAGATAGACAAACTAAACTACCGGCTGGGAGTGGCCATGACTCGTTTCTACTATAATCAGAGCGGCAAGGACAAATCTACCGAGAGCTACAGTTTCAACCCGAGTATCGTTCTGCACTATGCCATGTCAGACAACTCCTACCTCCGCTGGAAGGGAAACATCTATAACGCTTCTCCTTCATTGGGCGACCTCAGCGATGTGGAACAAGCAGTGGATTCATTCCAGATACGTCGTGGTAACCCGAATCTGAAGTCGTACATGTGCTATCATACGGAGCTGACTTACGAGTGGAAAAAAGGCATCTTTTACACCAACTTATGGGGAGCCTATGACTATCGTCCCAATGCCATTATGGACGAGAAGATTCAAGAAGGCAACAAAATAGTGCAGACTTGGGACAATCAGAAGGATTGGCAGAAACTCTCCGGACGTGCCATGCTCCGCGTAGGCCCCATCCGCGACATTCTGCAATTTTCTTTTACGGGCGGTGTCAACCATTACATGAGCCATGGCAATCACTACTCGCATACCTACACCAACTGGTTTTGTGAGGCAGAAGCCTCATTAAACTACAAACAGTTCTCTCTGTTCTGGCAGATAAACACCAATTGGAACAATTTCTGGGGAGAAACCCTCTCGGGAGGAGAAAACATCCAGATGTTAGCTGTATATTACAAGCATAAGAATCTTCGGGTAGGAGTCGGTGCATTCAATCCTTTCACCGACAACTATAAAGTACAAAGCGAAAACTGGAATAAATTCGCATCCTACAAGACAAATAATTACATAAAAGAAAGCTCCCGCATGTTCCTGGTGAACTTTTCCTACAACTTCTCGTTCGGCCGCAGTTTCAAGACAGCACAGCGGAAGGTAAACAACAGTGACAATGACTCGGGAGTAATGGGCACGGGGAAATAG
- a CDS encoding ABC transporter ATP-binding protein, whose translation MIHLENITKSFGNLQVLRGIDLEIEKGEIVSIVGPSGAGKTTLLQIMGTLDMPDGGSVVIDGTQVNRMREKELSAFRNHHIGFVFQFHQLLPEFTALENVMIPAFIAGRGQQEAKEAATEILEFMGLAERASHKPNELSGGEKQRVAVARALINHPAVVLADEPSGSLDTHNKEELHQLFFDLRNRFGQTFVIVTHDEGLAQLTDRTIHLIDGEINKMV comes from the coding sequence GTGATTCATTTAGAGAATATAACGAAGAGTTTCGGTAACCTGCAAGTGTTGCGGGGTATTGACCTGGAGATAGAGAAAGGGGAGATTGTCAGCATTGTAGGCCCCAGTGGAGCGGGTAAAACTACCTTGCTGCAAATCATGGGTACGTTGGATATGCCGGATGGCGGTTCGGTGGTTATTGACGGTACACAAGTCAACCGTATGAGGGAGAAGGAACTTTCCGCATTCCGCAACCACCATATCGGCTTTGTGTTCCAGTTCCATCAACTGCTGCCGGAGTTTACGGCTTTGGAGAATGTAATGATACCAGCCTTCATTGCCGGAAGAGGACAGCAGGAAGCCAAGGAGGCGGCTACGGAAATTCTTGAATTCATGGGGCTTGCCGAACGGGCCTCCCACAAGCCGAATGAGTTGTCGGGAGGTGAGAAGCAGCGTGTGGCGGTGGCCCGTGCTCTCATCAATCATCCAGCAGTGGTGCTGGCAGATGAACCTTCCGGCAGCTTGGATACCCATAATAAGGAAGAACTGCACCAGCTCTTTTTTGATTTACGTAACCGTTTCGGACAAACGTTTGTTATCGTAACCCATGATGAAGGACTGGCGCAGCTCACCGACCGGACGATACATCTGATTGACGGGGAAATCAATAAAATGGTCTGA
- a CDS encoding tRNA threonylcarbamoyladenosine dehydratase, with product MEDWKQRTQLLLGDEKMERLRRAHVLVVGLGGVGAYAAEMICRAGVGRMTIVDADTVQPTNINRQLPALHSTLGQKKAEILASRFRDINPALELRVLPVFLKDENIPELLDDAAYDFVVDAIDTLAPKCHLIAESMKRHIKIVSSMGAGAKSDISQVRFADIWDTYHCGLSKAVRKRLQKMGIKRKLPVVFSTEQADPNAVLLTDDEMNKKSTCGTVSYMPAVFGCYLAEYVIKRL from the coding sequence ATGGAAGATTGGAAACAGCGAACGCAACTTTTATTAGGAGATGAAAAAATGGAACGCCTGCGCCGGGCACATGTACTTGTCGTAGGACTGGGTGGTGTAGGTGCTTATGCGGCCGAGATGATATGCCGTGCCGGAGTGGGGCGGATGACGATAGTCGATGCCGATACCGTGCAGCCTACGAATATAAACCGTCAGTTGCCGGCTCTGCATTCTACCCTGGGGCAAAAGAAGGCGGAGATATTGGCATCACGTTTCAGGGACATTAATCCGGCTCTGGAACTGAGAGTGTTGCCCGTATTCTTGAAAGATGAGAACATACCGGAACTGCTGGATGATGCGGCTTATGACTTTGTGGTGGATGCCATCGATACGCTTGCTCCAAAATGCCACTTGATAGCGGAAAGCATGAAGCGGCATATCAAGATAGTGTCCAGCATGGGGGCAGGAGCAAAGAGTGACATTTCGCAAGTGCGCTTTGCCGATATCTGGGATACCTATCATTGCGGGTTGAGCAAGGCTGTGCGTAAGCGTTTGCAAAAAATGGGCATAAAGCGGAAACTTCCAGTTGTTTTCAGCACCGAACAGGCTGATCCGAATGCCGTTTTGCTGACGGACGACGAGATGAACAAGAAGTCCACCTGTGGAACAGTGAGCTACATGCCCGCAGTTTTTGGCTGCTATTTGGCCGAATATGTAATTAAAAGACTATAG
- a CDS encoding cation:proton antiporter domain-containing protein, with protein MDWFDFSLKLPITDPTWIFLLVLLIILFAPILLNKLRIPHIIGMILAGLVIGEHGFNILVRDSSFELFGKVGLYYIMFLAGLEMNMGDFKQNRGKALVLGLLAFIVPIGIGLVTNIALLKYGVLTSVLLASMYASHTLVAYPIVIRYGVSRHRSVSIAVGGTAVTDTLTLLVLAVVGGMFKGESDGFFWVWLVIKVIFLGILIVYLFPRIGRWFFRRYDDNVMQFIFVLAMVFLGAGLMEFVGMEGILGAFLAGLVLNRLIPHVSPLMNHLEFVGNALFIPYFLIGVGMLIDVHVIFGHGDALKVAAVMIVVALAGKWIACWLTQKIYKMGGIERELMYGLSNAQAAATLAAVLVGYNIILPNGERLLNDDVLNGTVLLILVTCIVSSFITERAARKIAMEEAHLEENRSVEAEKILIPIANPDTIEDLINLSLVIRDPKQRDNLLALNVINDDSSSESAELRGKRYLEKAAMITASADVPLRQITRYDLNIASGIIHTAKEYAATDVIIGLHRKVNIVDSFFGMLTENLLKGLHREVMVSKFLMPINTIRRVIVAVPPKAEYEAGFLKWVEHFCRLGSTLGCRVHFYANEETTDHLQGLVKAKYGQTLTDFSRLDDWGDLLILTGQVNFDHLLVIISARRGSISYDSSFEKLPAQISKYFANNSLIVLYPDQLGEPQDAVSFSNPRGNNESQHYEKVGKWFYKWFKKS; from the coding sequence ATGGATTGGTTTGACTTCAGCTTGAAACTTCCCATCACCGACCCTACATGGATATTCCTCCTTGTACTCCTCATTATATTGTTTGCTCCCATATTGTTGAATAAGCTTCGTATTCCGCACATTATCGGAATGATACTGGCGGGGCTTGTCATTGGGGAGCATGGTTTCAATATCTTGGTGCGTGATAGCAGTTTTGAGCTTTTCGGCAAAGTAGGCTTGTATTACATTATGTTCCTTGCCGGTCTGGAAATGAATATGGGAGACTTCAAACAGAACCGGGGCAAAGCGCTTGTTCTGGGGCTCTTGGCTTTTATTGTGCCCATAGGCATAGGCTTGGTAACGAATATAGCTTTGTTGAAGTACGGGGTGCTGACCTCTGTTCTACTGGCAAGTATGTATGCGTCACATACGCTGGTGGCCTATCCCATCGTGATTCGTTACGGTGTGTCGCGGCATCGCAGTGTGAGTATTGCAGTGGGGGGGACGGCGGTTACGGATACACTCACTTTGCTGGTTCTGGCCGTTGTGGGTGGTATGTTCAAGGGGGAGTCGGACGGCTTCTTTTGGGTATGGCTTGTCATAAAGGTTATCTTCCTGGGTATTTTGATTGTATATCTGTTTCCACGCATAGGTCGTTGGTTCTTCCGGAGGTACGATGACAACGTGATGCAGTTCATATTCGTGCTTGCCATGGTTTTTCTCGGAGCCGGATTGATGGAGTTTGTGGGGATGGAAGGTATCCTGGGTGCTTTCCTTGCAGGTTTGGTATTGAACCGGCTGATTCCGCATGTCTCTCCGCTGATGAACCATCTGGAGTTTGTGGGCAACGCCTTGTTTATTCCCTATTTCCTGATAGGCGTGGGTATGCTGATTGATGTGCATGTGATTTTCGGTCATGGCGATGCTCTGAAAGTAGCGGCTGTAATGATTGTGGTGGCATTGGCAGGTAAATGGATTGCCTGCTGGCTGACGCAGAAAATATATAAGATGGGAGGGATTGAACGGGAGCTGATGTACGGATTGAGCAATGCACAAGCAGCGGCAACGCTGGCGGCTGTGTTGGTGGGGTACAACATCATTCTGCCCAATGGGGAACGCTTGCTGAACGATGATGTTTTGAATGGTACCGTCCTGCTGATTCTTGTAACTTGCATTGTGAGCTCGTTCATTACGGAGCGTGCCGCACGGAAGATTGCCATGGAGGAGGCGCATCTGGAAGAAAACCGCTCCGTGGAAGCGGAGAAGATATTGATTCCGATAGCCAACCCCGATACGATTGAAGACTTGATAAATCTTTCTTTGGTGATACGCGACCCGAAGCAACGGGATAATCTGTTGGCACTGAATGTCATCAACGACGATAGCAGTTCTGAAAGTGCCGAATTGCGTGGGAAACGCTATCTGGAAAAGGCTGCCATGATAACGGCCTCGGCAGATGTGCCGTTGAGGCAAATCACGCGTTACGACTTGAATATCGCTTCGGGCATTATCCATACAGCAAAAGAATATGCGGCAACGGATGTCATTATAGGTCTGCACCGTAAAGTCAATATTGTGGATTCATTCTTCGGTATGCTGACGGAGAATCTGCTGAAAGGCTTGCATCGCGAGGTGATGGTTTCCAAGTTCCTGATGCCCATTAACACAATCAGGCGGGTGATTGTGGCGGTACCTCCGAAAGCCGAGTATGAGGCGGGATTCCTGAAGTGGGTGGAACATTTCTGCCGGTTGGGGAGTACTTTGGGCTGTCGGGTGCATTTTTATGCCAATGAAGAGACTACCGACCATCTTCAAGGGCTGGTGAAAGCCAAATATGGACAGACATTGACAGACTTTTCCCGCCTGGACGATTGGGGGGACTTACTGATATTGACCGGACAAGTGAACTTTGACCATCTGTTAGTGATTATCAGTGCTCGCCGGGGCTCCATCTCCTATGACAGCTCCTTCGAGAAGTTGCCGGCACAAATCAGTAAATATTTTGCAAACAATAGTCTGATTGTGTTGTATCCAGACCAACTGGGTGAACCGCAGGATGCGGTATCCTTCTCAAATCCGCGTGGCAACAATGAGTCGCAGCATTACGAGAAGGTAGGCAAATGGTTCTATAAGTGGTTTAAGAAAAGCTAG
- a CDS encoding aspartate-semialdehyde dehydrogenase — MKVAIVGASGAVGQEFLRVLDERNFPLDELVLFGSKRSAGTKYTFRGKQIEVKLLQHNDDFKGVDIAFTSAGAGTSKEFAETITKYGAVMIDNSSAFRMDDNVPLVVPEVNAADAKERPLGIIANPNCTTIQMVVALKAIEQLSHIKTVHVSTYQAASGAGAAAMDELYEQYRQVLAGEPVTVEKFAYQLAFNLIPQIDVFTENGYTKEEMKMFNETRKIMHSDVKVSATCVRVPALRSHSESIWVETERPVSIEEAREAFANGEGLVLMDNPAEKEYPMPLFLAGKDPVYVGRIRKDLSNENGLTFWIVGDQIKKGAALNAVQIAEYLIKEKAF; from the coding sequence ATGAAAGTAGCTATTGTTGGAGCAAGCGGAGCCGTGGGACAAGAGTTCCTGCGAGTGCTCGATGAAAGAAATTTCCCGTTGGACGAGTTAGTATTGTTCGGTTCTAAACGCAGTGCCGGAACCAAATATACCTTCCGCGGTAAACAGATCGAGGTGAAACTCTTGCAACACAATGATGACTTTAAAGGGGTTGATATCGCTTTCACTTCCGCAGGCGCAGGCACCTCCAAAGAATTTGCCGAAACCATTACCAAGTACGGAGCAGTGATGATTGACAATTCCAGCGCTTTTCGTATGGACGACAATGTACCTTTGGTAGTGCCCGAAGTGAATGCCGCCGACGCCAAAGAACGTCCTCTCGGTATCATCGCCAACCCCAACTGTACTACTATCCAAATGGTAGTGGCACTGAAAGCCATCGAACAGCTTTCCCATATAAAGACCGTACACGTTTCTACCTATCAGGCTGCCAGTGGTGCCGGCGCCGCTGCCATGGATGAGTTATACGAGCAGTACCGCCAGGTATTGGCAGGCGAACCCGTAACCGTTGAAAAATTCGCTTACCAGCTGGCATTCAACCTCATTCCGCAAATCGACGTATTCACCGAAAACGGCTATACCAAAGAGGAGATGAAGATGTTCAACGAGACCCGTAAGATTATGCACTCTGACGTAAAGGTCAGTGCTACTTGCGTACGTGTTCCCGCTCTCCGCTCCCACTCCGAAAGTATCTGGGTAGAGACCGAGCGCCCCGTCTCCATAGAAGAAGCCCGCGAAGCATTTGCCAACGGCGAAGGCTTGGTTCTGATGGACAATCCGGCAGAAAAGGAATACCCCATGCCGTTGTTCCTCGCCGGCAAAGACCCGGTTTACGTAGGCCGTATCCGCAAGGACCTCAGCAACGAAAACGGATTGACGTTCTGGATTGTGGGCGACCAGATTAAGAAAGGCGCTGCACTGAATGCGGTGCAGATTGCAGAATACCTGATTAAGGAAAAAGCATTCTAA
- a CDS encoding C10 family peptidase, which yields MRTLTKLLWILLLGVVFSCQDNVIDAIDATIDEKNFDTKMYETSVSVEDARNVAELFTVKDAPRTRVSKSVKEIITIEGEVNKPSMYIINYDNEQGFLLVSATKNFQPILAYAERGSFNANNRMPDGLSDWLGDMKNVIEERDKMPIDSTFQYRAMWEEYIPAMKDKVYTRSNIAEFENYIADCCREWKKEGYGYIPFAGARDYLPESIYEQFRAVAEGMTYIEYDYNQHAYLRWKQKGYEEKMGNILSTTWTQESGFNVALPQISGQYPPAGCATIAMAQVMKYNEYPTFFNWNSMPNSYASSVTAAFIRDVADAINADYALDGTSASLSDVRNALVSKYGYSTTAQVVNHSAARTIGNLRKKQPVIMQGFTDDGKVGHAWVACGYHDIDHYTEYELLTMPEEFHPGGTFVFLISDSYTTDFDIRTYFYMNWGWGGSYNGMYLDTNLYLERSDGSFSWNRNRKDIVDIVPK from the coding sequence ATGAGAACATTAACGAAGCTTTTGTGGATTTTATTGCTAGGAGTTGTTTTTTCTTGTCAGGACAATGTGATTGACGCAATTGATGCGACGATAGATGAAAAAAACTTTGATACGAAAATGTATGAGACTTCTGTATCTGTGGAAGATGCAAGAAATGTTGCTGAACTTTTTACTGTAAAGGATGCTCCTCGGACTCGCGTTAGTAAATCTGTCAAGGAAATAATTACTATTGAGGGAGAAGTTAATAAGCCAAGTATGTATATTATCAATTATGATAATGAACAAGGCTTTTTACTTGTTAGTGCTACCAAAAACTTCCAACCTATATTGGCTTATGCTGAGAGAGGTAGTTTTAATGCTAATAATAGAATGCCGGATGGACTTTCTGATTGGCTGGGAGATATGAAGAATGTTATTGAGGAACGAGATAAAATGCCGATTGATAGTACTTTTCAATATAGAGCAATGTGGGAAGAATATATACCTGCTATGAAAGATAAGGTATATACGCGTTCTAATATAGCTGAGTTTGAAAATTACATAGCAGATTGTTGCCGTGAATGGAAAAAGGAAGGCTATGGATATATTCCGTTTGCTGGTGCTAGGGATTATTTGCCGGAAAGTATATACGAGCAATTTCGTGCTGTTGCGGAAGGAATGACTTATATTGAATATGATTATAATCAACATGCTTACTTGCGCTGGAAACAAAAAGGTTATGAAGAAAAAATGGGAAATATATTATCAACAACTTGGACACAAGAATCTGGTTTTAATGTTGCATTACCTCAAATAAGTGGTCAATATCCACCTGCTGGTTGTGCAACAATAGCAATGGCTCAAGTAATGAAATATAATGAGTATCCAACTTTTTTTAATTGGAATTCAATGCCAAATAGTTATGCCTCTTCTGTCACTGCTGCATTTATCAGAGATGTTGCAGATGCAATTAACGCAGATTATGCATTAGATGGGACTAGTGCGTCATTATCGGATGTGCGAAATGCATTAGTGTCCAAATATGGCTATTCGACGACAGCTCAAGTTGTAAATCATTCGGCAGCAAGAACTATCGGCAACTTGAGAAAAAAGCAGCCGGTAATTATGCAAGGCTTTACAGATGATGGTAAGGTGGGGCATGCGTGGGTTGCATGTGGATATCATGACATTGATCATTATACAGAATATGAACTATTAACAATGCCAGAGGAGTTCCATCCTGGAGGGACATTCGTTTTTCTTATTTCAGATTCTTATACAACTGATTTTGATATCCGTACTTATTTTTATATGAACTGGGGATGGGGAGGTAGTTATAATGGAATGTATCTTGATACTAATTTGTATTTGGAACGTTCTGATGGTAGCTTCTCTTGGAATCGTAATCGTAAAGATATAGTTGATATTGTTCCTAAGTGA